A DNA window from Candidatus Neomarinimicrobiota bacterium contains the following coding sequences:
- a CDS encoding heavy metal-responsive transcriptional regulator: protein MGTTFSIGKLAQEAQVNIDTIRFYERRGLLPEPERRASGYRVYNADAVDRLRFIVHGKELGFSLAEISDLLTLKVDPETSCGAVKLRADAKISSVREKIEALQKIEQALTKLSSECHGAGPRGDCPIIHALEFVGEA, encoded by the coding sequence ATGGGTACTACTTTTTCAATAGGAAAATTGGCGCAAGAGGCGCAGGTGAACATTGACACCATTCGCTTTTACGAGCGCAGGGGACTACTGCCTGAGCCTGAGCGTCGGGCGTCGGGATACCGTGTTTACAATGCCGATGCGGTGGACAGACTGAGGTTCATTGTCCACGGCAAGGAGCTGGGCTTCTCACTGGCGGAGATATCCGATCTGCTGACGCTTAAGGTCGATCCTGAAACCAGTTGCGGGGCTGTAAAACTGCGCGCAGATGCGAAGATCTCCTCGGTACGCGAGAAAATCGAAGCACTCCAAAAGATCGAGCAAGCCCTCACAAAACTGTCCAGTGAGTGCCACGGTGCAGGGCCACGGGGTGACTGCCCCATCATCCATGCTCTGGAATTTGTGGGTGAGGCCTAA
- a CDS encoding FAD-dependent oxidoreductase, whose amino-acid sequence MTPHYDLAVIGAGQGGLPAAHLAARLGAKVALIEMREVGGT is encoded by the coding sequence ATGACGCCGCACTACGACCTGGCCGTGATCGGGGCTGGGCAGGGCGGCCTGCCGGCGGCCCATTTGGCAGCTCGGTTAGGTGCCAAGGTGGCCCTCATCGAGATGCGCGAGGTTGGAGGAACGTGA
- a CDS encoding NAD(P)/FAD-dependent oxidoreductase, translated as MLRSAEVMHLVQRRAQQFGVRGIDPDALSFDLAAAIQRKDAIVGGIIDGIYRNLKKNSGITFLTGRAAFASPQEIRVDEQLIAVDKTILAVGAQVTQPQIPGLEESGYITNDEALHLDRLPASMIIIGAGYVGVEFAQMYARFGTRVTLVGRAPRVMPGEEPELSDLLVDILRSEGIEVQTSTEVLTAGRKGGQPYVTTRKDATEQRLEAELLLLAAGRTARTAGLGLDQAGVHMAGNFLQIDNQLRTTAPNIWSLGDANGGAMFTHRAKFDGPITALNAVRGLERTVDYRVVPRAAFTEPALASVGLTEQQARDAGYDVKVGRELFAGYGRAKALAETEGLVKLVVDAATDEILGGHILGPHADLLIHEVAVAMHDHGAIERLTKTIHVHPTLSEVVKGAAKAAQ; from the coding sequence TTGTTAAGGTCTGCCGAAGTCATGCATCTGGTCCAGCGCCGCGCGCAGCAGTTCGGCGTTCGGGGCATCGATCCCGACGCGCTTTCCTTTGACCTGGCCGCCGCCATCCAGCGCAAGGATGCCATCGTTGGCGGAATTATCGACGGCATTTACCGCAATCTGAAAAAGAATAGCGGCATCACTTTTCTCACCGGCCGGGCAGCCTTTGCCTCGCCCCAGGAAATCCGCGTGGACGAGCAGCTCATCGCGGTTGACAAGACCATTCTGGCCGTGGGCGCGCAGGTTACCCAGCCACAAATTCCTGGGCTGGAGGAATCCGGCTACATTACCAATGATGAAGCCTTGCATTTGGATCGGCTGCCGGCTTCGATGATTATCATCGGCGCCGGCTATGTGGGCGTGGAGTTCGCCCAAATGTATGCTCGCTTCGGCACCCGCGTCACGCTGGTTGGCCGCGCCCCCCGGGTCATGCCCGGCGAAGAACCGGAGCTCTCCGATCTGCTGGTCGACATCCTGCGCTCAGAGGGCATCGAGGTGCAAACCTCCACCGAGGTGCTCACCGCCGGGCGCAAGGGAGGACAGCCCTACGTCACCACGCGGAAGGATGCGACCGAGCAGCGCCTGGAAGCCGAGCTGCTCCTGCTGGCCGCCGGCCGCACTGCGCGTACTGCCGGGCTGGGCCTGGACCAGGCCGGCGTCCACATGGCCGGTAATTTTCTACAGATCGACAACCAATTGCGAACCACGGCCCCCAACATCTGGTCTCTGGGCGATGCTAACGGCGGCGCCATGTTCACTCACCGCGCCAAGTTTGACGGCCCCATCACGGCCCTCAACGCCGTGCGTGGCCTGGAAAGGACCGTGGATTACCGCGTCGTGCCCCGCGCCGCCTTTACCGAACCAGCCCTGGCCAGTGTGGGGCTCACCGAGCAGCAGGCTCGGGACGCTGGCTACGACGTCAAGGTCGGCCGGGAGTTATTTGCCGGCTACGGCCGGGCGAAGGCCCTGGCCGAAACTGAAGGGCTGGTGAAACTGGTCGTTGACGCCGCCACTGATGAGATTCTCGGCGGCCACATTCTCGGGCCCCACGCCGATCTGCTCATTCACGAGGTGGCCGTGGCCATGCACGACCACGGCGCTATCGAGCGACTCACAAAGACCATCCATGTGCACCCCACCTTGAGCGAGGTGGTCAAGGGTGCCGCAAAAGCCGCCCAATGA
- a CDS encoding DUF302 domain-containing protein, with the protein MPDLPESQVMVQSAYDFSDTVELLTAAIEEQNLMVVKTIDIQKMLKMVNKQVGGMKQLLFFHPRYMKRIIETNPQGTIEAPFKIAVMERPDGGVVVRYIKPSALLGKYSGLEELGLEWDGIVGQIATSVLP; encoded by the coding sequence ATGCCGGACCTACCGGAGTCCCAGGTCATGGTGCAGTCGGCCTATGACTTTAGCGACACGGTGGAGCTGCTCACTGCCGCCATCGAGGAGCAGAACCTGATGGTGGTGAAGACCATCGATATCCAAAAGATGCTGAAGATGGTGAACAAACAGGTGGGCGGGATGAAGCAGCTGTTGTTCTTCCACCCCCGGTATATGAAACGCATCATCGAGACGAATCCTCAGGGCACCATAGAGGCGCCATTTAAGATCGCCGTCATGGAGCGACCCGACGGTGGGGTGGTGGTAAGGTACATCAAGCCGTCCGCACTGCTGGGCAAATATTCCGGCCTCGAGGAATTGGGGCTTGAATGGGATGGGATCGTGGGACAAATCGCCACGTCTGTCCTGCCATAG